CACCGATGGCAAGCCGCTGGCGGTGCTCACCAACTACTCCTTGCATTACGTCGGAGCGCCGGCGATATCAGCCGACTATTTTGCCGATGTTTGCGACGAGATGACCAAACTGCTCGGCGCGAGCGAAATCCCCACGTTCATGGCCGCGCACAGCAACGCCACCAGCGGCGACATGTGGCTGATGGACTACACCAAGCCAAAGCGGGCGATGTTCGATAAGCTCTCCGTGGCTAAAGAAGTCGCCGCTGCAGCGCATGCCGCCATGGCCAACATCGAGTACTTCGACTGGGTGCCGATTGTCATGGACGAACAACTGCTGAACGTCGATGTCCGGATGCCATCAGCTCAGGAGGTGACAGTGGCGAAAGAGTTCATGAAGTCGTTTGAAGGTCGACTCCCCAAAAATGTTCCCGAGGTCTATGCGCGCGAAACGGTGCTGCTGTCCGAGATGCCACCATCACGCGAGCTAAAACTGCAAGCGATTCGACTCGGCGATCTTGGCATCGCTTCGATCCCGAACGAAACGTATTCGAGCACCGGCCTGGCGATCAAGAAAGCGAGTCCAATCAAGACGACGATGTGCATTGAGCTGGCCAACGGATGTGAAGGCTATATTCCGCCCGAAGAGTTGCATCCACTTGGTGGCTACACCACGTGGCGCGCTCGAACTGCATGCTTGGTTCCGAAGGCGGAAGGGATGATTCGCGCGGAGCTTGTAAAGATGCTTACCAAGATCGCCTCGCAGCGAACGAATGAACTCTCTGTAGCTTCTGCGAAGTGAATCGCTGAAGCCTCTTCACGGTAATGGTTTGCCAAAAACTCACTCCGAAAAGTTGCCGGCAAGTGGACGCGAGTTCACTATTCTTCTAGGTTGGCACTTCTAGAATTTTGCCGTTCCCGTGGTGGTCTTCGCTGCAATGCACAACTTGAAAGGAGCTCCAAAATGGGAATTCTTGCGTGGATTATTTTTGGTTTGCTGGCCGGTATCGTGGCCAAGTGGATCATGCCAGGTAATGATCCTGGTGGCTGGATTATCACAATTCTGCTCGGCATCGCTGGCGCGTTTGTCGGCGGATTTGTGGGATCGCAACTCGGATTTGCTGCCGGTGGGCCGTTCGGTTTCAACTGGCCCAGTTTCGGTCTAGCAATCCTGGGTTCGTTGATCATTTTGGCAGTCTACCGACTGATCAATAATCGACGAATTGCCTAGTTGCCAAGGGCTGAGCGAGTAGCAAGAGAGTGCTCGCTCAAGCCTGTTTTGCAAGTGTCGTGTCGGAATTAAAACTTTCTGAGCAACAAAAAAGTCCGCCGAAGTTTCTCTTGCGAGTGCTTCGGTGGACTTCTGTTTTTATTGTTGTCGTCGGATGAACGGACAGCGGCTTAGAGCAGCGACTTCACCTTGGCGGCGACGTTCTCGCTGGTGATGCCAAACTTTTTGTAGAGCTGGTTGAAGGGACCACTCGCACCAAAGCTGCTCATACCGACAAACTCGCCGCGCGAGCCGAGGTACTTGTCCCAGCCCATACGAATGCCCGCTTCAACAGCGACACGTGCGGTCACCGAAGTGGGGAGTACCGATTCGCGATACTCAGCCGACTGTTCGTCGAACCACTCTTGGCAAGGCATGCTTACCAGGCGAACCGCCACACCTTCAGCGGTGAGTGCTTCGTAGGCTTTCATCGCGATGTCGAGCTCGCTTCCTGTGGCCATGATGATAGCGGTTGGTTTGCCACCGGCAGCATCGGCCAAGATATAGCCACCCTTGGCGGTGAGTGCTGCAGCGCCGAACTTGGTGCGATCGATGGTCGGCAAGTTCTGGCGCGAGAGGACCATCGCAATCGGGTGCGTTTGGCGAGTCATCGCGGCGCGATAAGCTTCAGCCACTTCGTTGGCATCGCCGGGGCGGCAAACGTCGAGGCCAGGAATCGCGCGGCAAGCAGCCAAGTGCTCGACAGGCTGATGCGTGGGGCCATCTTCGCCCAGGCCAATCGAGTCGTGCGTGAGGACATAAGTTACCGGGCGATGCATGATCGACGAGAGTCGCATCGAGGGACGCATGTAGTCGGTGAAGACGAAGAACGTCGCGCAGTACGGACGGAGCCCGCTGAGCGAAAGGCCATTGCAAATCGCAGCCATCGCGTGCTCGCGAATACCAAAGTGGAGGTTGCGTCCTCCGTAGTCGTGAGCCGAGAAATGCCCCGCACCTTCGAATTCGAGCATCGTCATCGTCGACGGAGCAAGGTCAGCCGATCCACCGATCATCCACGGGAAGTTCTTGGCGATGGCGTTGATTACTTTGCCCGACGATACGCGCGAAGCGAGTCCCTTGGCGTCGGCTGGAAACGTAGGAATCGCCGAATCCCAACCCGTTGGTAATTTGCCGGCCCAGATTTCTTTCAGCTGAGCGGCTTCGGTGGGGAAAGCGTTTTCGTAAGCGGCAAACTGTTTGGCCCAATTCTCGCGAGCTTCGCTGCCGCGCTTACCGATGCCATCGGCGAAGTGCTGCTTCACTTCCTCAGGCACCAGGAACTTGGCGTCGACCGGCCAGCCGTAAACCGCTTTGGTGAGTTTGATTTCTTCTTCGCCGAGCGGAGCACCGTGGGCGTTGTGGGTGTTCGCTTTGTTCGGCGAACCCCAGCCGATCACGCTCTTGAGGATCACCAGGGTTGGTTTGCCGGTGGTGTTTTTGAATTCGTCAATCGCTGCCTGTAATGCCGCGACATCGTTGGCGTCGGTGACCGTCAGAGTGTTCCAGCCGAGTCCTTCGAAACGCTTGGCAGCATTTTCGCTGAAAGCAAGTTCGGTTTCGCCTTCAATGGTGATGTTGTTGTCGTCGTAGATCCAGATCAGGTTATCAAGACCCAGGTGACCGGCGACCGAAGCTGCTTCGCAGCCGACACCTTCCATCACGTCGCCGTCGCTGCAGAGCACATACACACGATTCTCGAACAGCTCAAAGCCAGGGCGGTTGTAGCGAGCGCCAAACCATTTGGCGGCCATCGCCATGCCGACGCTGTTGGCGATCCCTTGTCCGAGCGGGCCGGTCGTGGTCTCAATTCCCGAAGCATCGCCGTACTCAGGATGGCCAGCACAAGGGCTGCCGATCTGACGGAAGTTTTGGATGTCTTCGATAGTGATCGACGGGGCGTCGTGCACCTTGCCCGCTTTGTCGACCTTCTTGAGGCCGGCGAGGTGGATCATCGAGTACAGCAGCATCGACGCGTGACCGCACGACAGAACGAAACGATCGCGGCAGGGCCAGTTTGGGTCGGCTGGGTCGAGGCGCAAGTTGTTTTGCCAAATGGTATACGCAATCGGCGCTAGGGCCATCGGCGTACCAGGGTGACCACTATTAGCCTTCTGCACCGCGTCCATCGAAAGGGTGCGGATCGTGTTGATTGCGAGTTGCTCTACGCTGATCGAAGTCGAGGCCGATGCCATGAATTTCCTGCTTACTCGTTCACAAAGGGAAAGGGACTTTTGCCAGGGATCGCTGCAGTGGGGGCGTCACTCGCTCTAGCTTCTTCGCCAGTTGAGGAGCCCAGCCTCCGCACGGGCACACCGCGGCCCGCCCTGCTCATTTCTGCACATAAAACAGAACTGCAAGTGTACTAGCCAGCGGTTTACACCGTCAACGCTGTGGGAAAGAGAAGAGGCCCGATGCGATAGGCCCTGTGACAAGGAGCGAAACCAGCAGCAGCGCTGCCAGTCGCTCCCGCCGGAATGCATGCCAGATAGTGGATGCCGATGGCCCCTTAGCGGCAACTAGCAGCGCGAGATTGCACACTAAAAACTGAGCTGGGTGGCATTGGCCTTCGGCTGGTGCGATGCGTGAATGGTGGCCCTCGAGCTCAAGTGATGTTCAGGCTACTGGCTGAGGGCGAGGCAGGCTGAAGTTTGGCGAGTCAATTTACTGCGGCACCATGATGTAGACGGCAGCCGCGTCGGTGAAACCAGCCAGAACGATTCCGCTTTTGGTGTTCACTTCCTCGACCTTAAAGGCGACTTCATATTGGTCGTAGCTGCCGAGCGGCGCTTGGGCTGGCTTCCCTTTTTTGCTCGAAACCAGGGTTATGCTTTTGGCGGGCAGGTCGATGGTGGCCACTGGTTCTGGAATTTCAGGATAGAGACCATCGGAGTGCTGGTTGTTGAGCCACTTGGCCAGATCTTCGGCCGTCACATCGCTGGCAAACTGGTAGATTTTGCCCGACATCGGAAACTTCTCGTTCTTATTGTCGATCAGAACCATCACGACCGCTCGCTCTTTTTCGAGCGTATAGAACACACGCGTGTTGGTATAGCCGATCTGTCCCTGATTGGCGACGAAGCGCTTCACCCCTTCCGCTTTGACGTCGAGTTTCACTGCCGGTGCCTCTTTTTCCTCGGTTAGTCCTAGTGTTGGAATGGAGACCAAGGAACCTATCACCAGCGAGCAGATCACGGCCAATGAGCGAGATGCGTGAAACATAGAAATCGTTTTCCAGTTCGAAGTTTGCCAACCGAAGGATGCAACGCGAGGTTCGATGAGAGCTCTATAGTTTAAGCAGTCGCCGCCGAAGTTCGCATTGAAACGTGGAATTTAATTCCCTGCTTGTCCCTTCCCTCACTCACCTAGTTTGGCAAACAGCACAGGGCTGGTGTTGGTTTTGTAGTTCCCTTCTTTGTCGAGGGGACGGCCGTTGCCGTTGCTGCCAGGGGCGGTGGTGACAATTGCCAGTTGAGGCGCACGCTCGCGCAGCGCCAGGCTTTGGGCGTTAATGAACTTTTTGTTCTCGTAAGCCACTTCGGCGAGCCCCGGTTTCACGTAGCAAAGTTTTCCCTGCCCAGGGGTACCGCAAGTGACCAGAAAAATCAGCCCGGAGGAGTGAAACGCGATATCGACAACGCTCACCTCCTGCTCACCGCCCAGGGAGAATTTCTCTCTCCGCTCGCCGGTCGCCAGATCAAAGAGAACCAGTGTCGGCGTGCCAACCACAGTGCCGCCGTTTTTGGGTTCACAGCCACCGATCGCGAGCGTCCCTGTGGCAGCGTCGATTGCCAAAGCACGAATGCCCCCTACATCTTGCAGGCGACTCAGGAGAAAAAGTTCGGCTACCGCGTATTCGGTGATGATCTTGCCATCGAGCGCCACGCGCCGCGCGATGCCACGATCGTCGCCGACGATGATCGACTGGCCATCGGGCGCGAAACGAATGCAAAACAGATCGCGGCCACCGGCGGTGAAACTGGTGACGAGTTTGCCCGTTTCCAGCTCAGCGACGCAAACTTTCGCATCACTCCCGCAGCTGACAAGTGTTTTACCATCGCTGCTGACCGCCAGATCGCGCACCCAGCCATCGTGCGCGGTGTCGAGTGTCCAGCGAGGCTTGTCCTCGGTGGTGAGCAAATCCCAGGCTGCAATTTTTCCCCAGGAATCGGCCGTAAAGAGCCAATTCCCCTCGGCGCGAAAAGCGATCGCAGTCGACCAGCCACTGTGGCCCGTCAGCGGCGCAAGTTCTTTCGCTTCTTCGGTGGAAACATCCCAGCGGCGAATTTTGGCGTCGAAGCTGGTGGCGATGAGCGTGTTGCCGT
This window of the Pirellula staleyi DSM 6068 genome carries:
- a CDS encoding GlsB/YeaQ/YmgE family stress response membrane protein, producing the protein MGILAWIIFGLLAGIVAKWIMPGNDPGGWIITILLGIAGAFVGGFVGSQLGFAAGGPFGFNWPSFGLAILGSLIILAVYRLINNRRIA
- the tkt gene encoding transketolase; protein product: MASASTSISVEQLAINTIRTLSMDAVQKANSGHPGTPMALAPIAYTIWQNNLRLDPADPNWPCRDRFVLSCGHASMLLYSMIHLAGLKKVDKAGKVHDAPSITIEDIQNFRQIGSPCAGHPEYGDASGIETTTGPLGQGIANSVGMAMAAKWFGARYNRPGFELFENRVYVLCSDGDVMEGVGCEAASVAGHLGLDNLIWIYDDNNITIEGETELAFSENAAKRFEGLGWNTLTVTDANDVAALQAAIDEFKNTTGKPTLVILKSVIGWGSPNKANTHNAHGAPLGEEEIKLTKAVYGWPVDAKFLVPEEVKQHFADGIGKRGSEARENWAKQFAAYENAFPTEAAQLKEIWAGKLPTGWDSAIPTFPADAKGLASRVSSGKVINAIAKNFPWMIGGSADLAPSTMTMLEFEGAGHFSAHDYGGRNLHFGIREHAMAAICNGLSLSGLRPYCATFFVFTDYMRPSMRLSSIMHRPVTYVLTHDSIGLGEDGPTHQPVEHLAACRAIPGLDVCRPGDANEVAEAYRAAMTRQTHPIAMVLSRQNLPTIDRTKFGAAALTAKGGYILADAAGGKPTAIIMATGSELDIAMKAYEALTAEGVAVRLVSMPCQEWFDEQSAEYRESVLPTSVTARVAVEAGIRMGWDKYLGSRGEFVGMSSFGASGPFNQLYKKFGITSENVAAKVKSLL